A genome region from Bacillaceae bacterium IKA-2 includes the following:
- a CDS encoding polyribonucleotide nucleotidyltransferase, whose translation MEHETQKFSINWAGRELSFEIGEFAKQANGAVMVRYGETVVLSTVTASKTPKSLPFFPLTVNYEERLYAAGKIPGGFIKREGRPSDNAILTCRLIDRPIRPLFPEGFRNEVQVISIVMSSDQNCSSEMAAMIGSSLALSISDIPFDGPIAGVTVGRIDEQFMINPTTDQLEKSDINLVVAGTKDAINMVEAGADEVSEEVMLEAIMYGHEEIKRLVAFQEEIINKLGPIKKMEIIVNKIDEDLEASVRKFADSELREAVQVMEKHARQNAIDEVSDKTVAHFEMDEEVNIGEVKEVLQKIIKEEVRRLITKEKIRPDGRAKDEIRPLSSQIDILPRTHGSGLFTRGQTQALSICTLGPLGDVQILDGIGIEKTKRFMHHYNFPLFSVGETGPIRGPGRREIGHGALGERALTPILPSEKTFPYTIRLVSEVLESNGSTSQASICASTLAMMAAGVPIKKPVAGIAMGLIAEGEDYTVLTDIQGMEDHLGDMDFKVAGTKDGVTALQMDIKISGINRAILEEALEQARHGRLHILNNMIEAISEPREELSAYAPKILMLSIKPDKIRDVIGPGGKIINKIIEETGVKIDIDQEGTVFIASTNQEMNEKAKQIIEDIIREVQVGETYLGTVKRIEKFGAFVEIFKGKDGLVHISQLAEERVNKVEDIIALGDEILVKVTEVDNQGRVNLSRKAVLQEQKQGS comes from the coding sequence CAAAACACCGAAGTCGCTTCCGTTCTTTCCCCTAACAGTAAACTATGAAGAACGTTTATATGCTGCTGGTAAAATACCTGGTGGTTTTATTAAAAGAGAAGGTCGCCCAAGTGATAATGCGATTCTTACATGTCGATTAATAGATCGACCGATTCGTCCGCTCTTTCCAGAAGGTTTTCGAAATGAAGTACAAGTTATCAGTATTGTTATGAGTAGTGATCAAAACTGTTCGTCTGAAATGGCGGCAATGATTGGGTCGTCACTCGCATTATCGATTTCAGATATTCCGTTTGATGGTCCAATTGCTGGTGTCACGGTAGGACGTATTGACGAGCAGTTCATGATTAACCCTACTACAGATCAACTAGAAAAAAGCGATATTAACTTAGTAGTTGCTGGTACGAAAGATGCGATTAACATGGTTGAAGCTGGTGCTGATGAGGTATCAGAAGAAGTTATGTTAGAAGCAATTATGTACGGTCACGAAGAAATTAAACGCTTAGTTGCTTTTCAAGAAGAAATTATTAACAAACTAGGCCCAATTAAAAAAATGGAAATTATTGTTAACAAAATTGATGAAGATCTTGAAGCGTCTGTTCGTAAATTTGCAGATTCAGAATTAAGAGAAGCTGTACAAGTCATGGAAAAGCATGCAAGACAAAATGCTATTGACGAGGTATCAGATAAAACAGTAGCTCATTTTGAAATGGATGAAGAAGTTAATATAGGTGAAGTAAAAGAAGTTTTGCAAAAGATTATTAAAGAAGAAGTAAGGCGTTTAATTACGAAAGAAAAAATTCGACCCGACGGTCGTGCAAAAGATGAGATTCGCCCGCTTTCTTCTCAAATTGATATTTTACCAAGAACGCACGGATCAGGCTTGTTTACTAGAGGCCAAACTCAGGCGTTAAGTATTTGTACATTAGGGCCTTTGGGTGATGTGCAAATATTAGATGGAATTGGAATTGAAAAAACAAAGCGATTTATGCATCACTATAACTTCCCATTATTTAGTGTTGGTGAAACTGGCCCAATTCGTGGTCCAGGTCGAAGAGAAATTGGTCACGGAGCTTTAGGTGAAAGAGCCTTAACACCAATTCTACCTTCAGAAAAAACTTTCCCTTACACGATTCGTCTTGTTTCAGAAGTGTTAGAATCTAACGGTTCAACTTCACAAGCGAGTATTTGTGCCAGCACATTAGCAATGATGGCTGCAGGTGTTCCAATTAAAAAACCAGTTGCAGGTATAGCAATGGGTTTAATCGCCGAGGGTGAAGATTATACAGTTCTTACAGACATTCAAGGTATGGAAGATCACCTTGGAGATATGGACTTTAAAGTAGCAGGTACTAAAGATGGTGTGACTGCTTTACAAATGGACATTAAGATTTCGGGTATTAACCGTGCTATCTTAGAAGAAGCCTTAGAACAAGCTCGTCATGGCAGACTACATATTTTAAATAATATGATAGAAGCAATTAGTGAGCCGAGAGAGGAACTTTCTGCATACGCACCGAAAATCTTAATGCTATCAATTAAGCCAGATAAAATTCGTGATGTTATTGGACCAGGCGGTAAAATCATCAATAAGATCATTGAAGAAACCGGTGTAAAAATTGATATTGATCAAGAGGGAACTGTGTTTATTGCGTCAACTAATCAAGAAATGAACGAGAAAGCGAAGCAAATTATTGAAGACATTATTCGTGAAGTTCAAGTTGGTGAAACCTATTTAGGAACAGTCAAGCGAATTGAAAAGTTTGGAGCCTTCGTGGAGATCTTTAAAGGAAAAGATGGTCTAGTTCACATTTCTCAACTTGCAGAAGAACGTGTAAACAAAGTGGAAGACATTATTGCACTTGGAGACGAAATTCTTGTTAAAGTTACAGAAGTTGACAACCAAGGTAGAGTGAATTTATCTAGAAAAGCAGTACTACAAGAACAAAAGCAAGGAAGTTAA